The Paraburkholderia bonniea genome includes a window with the following:
- a CDS encoding GlxA family transcriptional regulator has translation METELASIAAIAAESPVPGMAHFGFLALPAFSLIALSSAIEVLRMANYVGRAQHYRWSIFTPDGAPAVASNGITLKPARSLGEAAATADLPDVLIVCGGMNIRQVVDARLIRQLNHAAGWGVPLGGICTGAYALMAAGLLSGYRCTVHWENLSALHREFPQVMFAEELFVIDRDRMTCTGGTAPLDLMLYLVTERLGKGIATQVSEQFIVERIRGANDSQPIPIDARVGFSRAELIEVVRLMEANIDEPLSLEELARLVQLSQRHLQRMFKLYLGVSPTHYYLALRLRRARDLLRTTGTSIADVTAACGFHSACHFSKAYRTQFGHAPSTERRQSEVIRAMGGGVDDGRDAGS, from the coding sequence ATGGAAACTGAATTGGCTTCTATTGCCGCAATCGCAGCCGAATCTCCGGTGCCAGGCATGGCTCATTTTGGCTTTCTCGCCTTGCCAGCGTTTTCGCTGATTGCGCTTAGCAGCGCAATCGAGGTGCTACGCATGGCTAATTATGTTGGCCGGGCCCAGCATTACCGATGGTCCATTTTTACGCCCGATGGTGCGCCAGCTGTTGCCAGTAATGGCATTACCTTGAAGCCTGCCCGGTCATTGGGTGAAGCGGCCGCAACCGCAGATTTGCCTGACGTTCTGATCGTGTGTGGTGGCATGAATATCCGTCAGGTGGTGGATGCCCGTTTGATCCGTCAACTGAATCATGCCGCTGGCTGGGGCGTGCCGCTTGGCGGGATTTGCACCGGTGCTTATGCGCTGATGGCAGCCGGATTGTTGAGCGGTTACCGCTGCACCGTGCACTGGGAGAATCTCTCGGCGCTGCATCGAGAGTTTCCGCAGGTCATGTTTGCCGAAGAACTGTTCGTGATTGACCGCGACCGGATGACCTGCACCGGTGGCACCGCGCCACTGGACTTGATGTTGTATTTGGTTACCGAGCGTCTTGGCAAAGGGATTGCCACACAGGTGTCGGAGCAGTTTATCGTTGAACGGATCCGCGGCGCGAACGATTCACAACCGATTCCGATTGATGCCCGAGTGGGTTTTTCCCGTGCCGAGCTGATCGAAGTAGTCCGGCTGATGGAGGCGAATATTGATGAGCCGCTATCGCTCGAAGAACTCGCACGCCTGGTGCAGCTATCGCAACGGCATTTGCAGCGGATGTTCAAACTCTATCTAGGGGTTTCACCGACGCACTATTACCTGGCGCTCAGGCTGCGCCGGGCGCGCGACTTGTTGCGCACGACGGGGACGTCGATTGCCGATGTTACGGCTGCTTGCGGGTTTCATTCGGCGTGTCATTTCAGCAAGGCATACCGGACGCAATTTGGCCATGCGCCGAGTACGGAGCGGCGTCAATCAGAGGTGATCCGGGCGATGGGGGGTGGGGTGGATGATGGAAGAGATGCTGGGAGTTAG